A segment of the Promicromonospora sukumoe genome:
AGACGTAGGTGCCAGCGCTGTACGTGACGCCGGCCGGGATGCCCGCGGCGCGCACGGCGTCGACCGCCGCCTTGACGGGGAGCGTGGCGAACCGGGCGTCGGGGCCGCCGTCGACCACCGGGGCGTCGACGGGCTGGGCGCCGCCGTTGTCGGGGATGCGCGCGTCCATCAGGTTGATCGCCACCCGCTCGACGCGCACCTGCGTGACGCCGGCGGCCAGGCCGACGGAGACGACGACGTCGGGCGCGTGCTCGTCGAGCAGCCGCAGCAGCGGGCCGTCCTCGCCGCGGACCTGGTCGAACTCCACCGGCAGGACGGCGGTGACGAGCTCCTCCGGCCCCGCCCACGCCTCGGCGAGCGCCGCGACGGCGTCGGCGGAGGCGTTGACGGCGTCCCCGCCGAACGGCTCGAACCCCGTGACCAGAACCTTCATCCTGCGTGCTCCTCACCCCGGGGTCGCCGGTTCACACGGAGTCCGCCTCCGCCTCCTGCGCGACCTCGCCGGCCACGCGCTGCCACAGCGTATCGACCTGAGCGCGCAAAGTGTCCTCTTCGCCCGATCCGTCGAGCGTGACGTCCGCGGCGGCGAGCCGCTCCTCGTCGCCCGCCTGCGCCGCGATGCGGGCGCGCGCGGCCTCCTCGGTGAGCCCGCGCCCCTCCACCAGGCGGCGCACCCGGAGCTCGGCGGGGGTGTGCACGACCACGACGAGGTGGAAGTGCTCGGCCTGCCCGGTCTCGACCAGCAGCGGGATGTCGTGCACGACGACGGCGTCGGCGTCGGCGGCCCCGGCCATGGCCTCCCGCTCCGCGGAGAGGCGGCGCACCTCGGGGTGCACGATGCCGTTCAGGCGGCCGCGGGCGTCGGCGTCGGCGAAGACCAGGGCGCCGAGGGCGGGCCGGTCGAGGCTGCCGTCGGGCGCGAGCACGGCCGTGCCGAACGCCTCGACGATCCCGGCCAGGCCGACCGAGCCGGGCGCGACCGCCTCGCGGGCCAGCAGGTCGTGGTCGATCACGACGGCGCCGAGCTCGGCCAGGCGCGTGGTCGCGACCGACTTGCCGGCCGCGATCCCTCCGGTGAGTCCGATGCGGAACATGTGGTCCTCAGGGCCGATGTCGGGTGGGTCCGCCCAGGCTACCT
Coding sequences within it:
- a CDS encoding pyroglutamyl-peptidase I family protein; this encodes MKVLVTGFEPFGGDAVNASADAVAALAEAWAGPEELVTAVLPVEFDQVRGEDGPLLRLLDEHAPDVVVSVGLAAGVTQVRVERVAINLMDARIPDNGGAQPVDAPVVDGGPDARFATLPVKAAVDAVRAAGIPAGVTYSAGTYVCNATFYALQHALAERPGVLSGFVHVPRTTEEVRAQAAASAPADAGEPHLPVADLARALEIVVRTALAAARGEVAEPASSGGTLH
- the coaE gene encoding dephospho-CoA kinase; its protein translation is MFRIGLTGGIAAGKSVATTRLAELGAVVIDHDLLAREAVAPGSVGLAGIVEAFGTAVLAPDGSLDRPALGALVFADADARGRLNGIVHPEVRRLSAEREAMAGAADADAVVVHDIPLLVETGQAEHFHLVVVVHTPAELRVRRLVEGRGLTEEAARARIAAQAGDEERLAAADVTLDGSGEEDTLRAQVDTLWQRVAGEVAQEAEADSV